A region of the Chloroflexota bacterium genome:
GATTGCACAACTGTGTCCGCGCTCAGTCCTCTTGCGTGCCGGGCAAGTTGAAACCTTTGATCGGTCAGATCTCGTTATCACGCGGTATCTATCCGAATATACGGCTGGAGCCACGGATATAAACCTAAATCCGCAAGCGAACCCTCGCACTCCGGCTGCTTTCGTACGGCTTTGGCTCGCTGACACTGACGGAAATCCGATCAATGTGGTAGATGTTACCAAACGATTCAGTATAGGTTTGCAAATTCGAGTTCACCAAGAAATCGCTGAGCTTGATGTCAGTTTGCGGTTTCTCAACGCGCTTGGGCAAGCCTTATTTACAACCAACCTGTCTGACGAAACTCATAGTCTTGCTCATATGCCTTCTGGGGAATATGCTTTCTTAATCCAGATCCCCCATCATTTTCTTGCGCCCGGCACATATTCATTTATCGCGGCGCTCCATCGTCCCGGTGTTCAGTTGTTCGATCTGCAGGATAGCAAGCTCAGTTTTCAAGTGATCGAATCCGGCAGTAGTATGTGGCAATACCATGGTCAGGCTTATGGGAATATTTTTGTGGATTTTCCCTGGCAACCAATTCAGCCACCACATCCTTTACAAGGATCATCGAATTGAAAACGCTCGAAGAAAAACAGTACTTGGTGCAGTCGCGTTCGTGGTATCATTCCATTGAAATAGAAGCTGGGTTAGTAACTCCGGGATGGCTTTCTCAAGCGCATTTGCAACAAGTGCTCAAGTACTTGCAGTTCCCGGACAGTTTTGAAGGTTTAACTGTTCTTGATATTGGCGCGTGGGATGGTTTTTTTAGTTTCGAAGCGGAGCGCAGAGGAGCTAAACGTGTAGTAGCGTTGGATGTGGATCCACCAGATACGCACGGATTCGCTATCGCGAAGGAATTGCTGGACAGTCGCGTCGAGTTTGTTCGCGGGAATGTTTACGATTTGTCTGCCGAAGTGCACGGAAACTTTGACATCGTTTTCTTCTTCGGAGTTTTTTATCATTTGCGTTATCCTTTGCTCGCGCTCGATCGCATTCGTCAGGTCGTAACGAAGTATTTGTTGATGGAAACAAATTGCATGGATAATCACTTGGTGTTGGCAAACCAGGAGGCAGTTCCTTTAACGGCGATCGATCCACGACTCGTGGATATTCCGCTCTATCGTTTCTATCGTCACGATGAATTGAATCCTGGCGATTTCAGCAACTGGTTTTCTCCCAATCGTCGAGCAGTTGAAGATGCGTTGTGGTCAGCCGGATTTCGCCCGGAATTTTTAGCGGCTTGGGGAGATCGGATCGTGTACAAAGCCACGCGTTTGGAAAGCATTCCTGAATATCTACTCCAAACATACGAAGGACGTCAATGGATCAGGGCATCGGATGGGACCTTTTCTTTGCAGGTCTGTCTGTGCGATCAAGATAACGCTGACACTCTTTCGCCCCTTCCCACATTCGTAGGTCCCCCAGTTCTTCTCCCGGATGCGCGAGAGTTGCAGACGACGGCTGAGCAGGAAGTGCGTCGCCTTCTCCCGCAGGTGAATCAACTCCATCGAGAAATTGCCGGGTTGCGCGGACAAATTTCTACGTTGCAATCACGAATCACATTTCTGCAGGATTTGATTACTCTATTGCGTCGCGGACGAGTCTATCGTTTTCTCCGATTTTTTGGAATGTGGAAATGGCTCGAAAAAAACATTACGGAGGATTAGTCGCTGTATGAGAACGCGCGAAACCTTTTTATGGTTTGAAGGGAGATGAATGGCGACTGACCGAAACGTGTATGCTCAGCCGATTCTGGTTACAGATATTAACGATTGTTTTTTCTACCACACAACTGATGTTCCGGGATATGGTGTCAGACCAGGGCAATGGGATTTACGCCCCACCTGGCGCGAATATTTGGGAGGCGAGTCTTTTCAAGGCAAGCGCGTCTTGGACATTGGCACCGCAGACGGTTTTATCAGCTTCCAGGTCGAACGTCAAGGAGCGGAAGTGGTTGCTTTCGATCTCTCGGAGATGGAATCCTGGGATCTGGTTCCGTTTGCCGGCTACGATTACAAACAATACAGCGTATCCAATAAAATACACATCAAACAATTGAACAATGCGTTCTGGCTATGCCACAGGGCTTTTGGATCGAAGGTAAAGATGGTGTATGGGAATATCTACGCAATCCCCCAGGAAATCGGGCAGGTGGATGTTGCCATCTTTGGTTCAATTCTGCTTCATCTCCGCGACCCATTCACTGCTCTCCAGAACGCGCTTGCACTCACGCGCGAAACAGTCATTGTCGCCGAACCGCTTGGACAGGATCTTGTTACACAGATTCTTGGTCGGCTCGGGATGCCATATATGCAATTTCTGCCCAAACATACCACCTGCGAACCCAAAGACTCATGGTGGTATCTGCCGCCCGCGGTGATTCGTGGTTTTCTTGGAGTACTCGGGTTTGGCGACACACGCGTTCGTTACCATGTTCAGCAATTTGGAGAATGGGGGAATTATGCGCGTGTGCCGTATTATACGATGATCGCCAGACGAACAAGTAGCACATGAAACACGTGCGACACATCCTGGGCGAGTCAGTATTACATTAGTTGATCGCATCGGATGCGCTTTTGTACAGATCACTCTAATCAAATGTGGTTGGTCGCTCCCTAAGAGTTCGAGTTTAGACTAGTTTCTGTTGGGAAACCCCGGAAGGCGGATGAATGAGTGACCGGGGTAGCCCCAAACCGAATTAGCCAAATGAGCCACCTGGAGTAAAATCAGGTTACCGAACCAAAGATTTCAACCCCAGGAGGCTCGATGCTGATTATAGCATATCCGCGCGATCCCGCCTTTCTCGCGCTGACGCCCTTTATCAAGTTAGATCCGCAGGTGGTGGTCATGGACCGCTTGCTCCAAGATCGCAAACTGATTTTGCTCGCCGCCAACGACTTGGCACTCTCTGCCCCGCAAGCGTTGGGGAATGGTCGCCCATCCACGCCCGTCGTCGTCACCTTACGGATTGCCGTGATGCGCCGACTGACCAATTGGCCCTGGCGCTCCCTGGAAAAAGAAATCAACGGCAGTATGCAGTGGCGCTGGTTTTGTGCTCTGGAAACGCATCGTTGTCCGCACTATTCCACTTTGCGCGACCGCGAAGCCTTGATTCGATCGGTGACTTTGCATCGGCTGAATGATCGCGTTGTGCGATTAGCGCAGCGCGCAGGCGTGACGCAGGGAAAAAAATGCGTGCCGATGGTTCGGTCACCGAAACGCTGATGCATTTTCCAACGGACAGTTGGCTCTTGGCAGATAGTGTACGGGTCATCGGTCGGACGTTGGCGGCGGCACGGCGGTTGCTCAAGCCGCGGAGTCGAACCGAGAAACTACTCTTTCGCGATGCTCGCCGCCGTGCCAAACATTTGGCTCGCCAAATCGCCCAACGGACGCGTGCGACGAAAGGTCAAAAATCACCTGAAAATCAGGCGTTCCGGCAATATCGTCCTTTGGTGAAGGTGACGCGCGAGAGCGTGACCCACGGCTGGGAGATCGTCGTGCGTTTGAAAAAACTGGGCACCCCCGCCGCCGAGGCGTTGGTGACGACGCTGGAACACTACTTACCGCTGGTGGCGCAAGTCCTTGACCAAACGACACGGCGGGTGTTTCAGCACGAGTCAGTCCCTGCCAGCGAAAAAATCGTCAGTTTGTTCGAGCCGCACACCGCGATCATCAAACGTGGGAAAGCGCGTCCCCACGACACCGAATTTGGGCGCAAGGTTTGGTATTGTGAAAGTGACGGCGGCATTCTCACGGACTATCGCTTGCTGGTGGGCAATCCCCCCGAAGCGAACTATTGGTTGCCCAGTCTCAAACATCAACGCCAGTTGCTCGGGCGGGTTCCCGAAGTGGCAACCGCCGATCGCGGCGTGTATTCGCCCAAGAACGAACAGGCAGCCAAAGACCTGGGCGTGAAACGCGTGGTCTTACCCAAACCGGGTGCCAAGACTCAAGCACGACAACGCTTGGAAGAGCAGCCCTGGTTCAAAGCGGTACGCCGTTGGCGCTCGGGTGCCGAAGGGCGCATCAGTCATTTGCGGCGCGCGCGTCGTTT
Encoded here:
- a CDS encoding DUF1698 domain-containing protein; protein product: MKTLEEKQYLVQSRSWYHSIEIEAGLVTPGWLSQAHLQQVLKYLQFPDSFEGLTVLDIGAWDGFFSFEAERRGAKRVVALDVDPPDTHGFAIAKELLDSRVEFVRGNVYDLSAEVHGNFDIVFFFGVFYHLRYPLLALDRIRQVVTKYLLMETNCMDNHLVLANQEAVPLTAIDPRLVDIPLYRFYRHDELNPGDFSNWFSPNRRAVEDALWSAGFRPEFLAAWGDRIVYKATRLESIPEYLLQTYEGRQWIRASDGTFSLQVCLCDQDNADTLSPLPTFVGPPVLLPDARELQTTAEQEVRRLLPQVNQLHREIAGLRGQISTLQSRITFLQDLITLLRRGRVYRFLRFFGMWKWLEKNITED
- a CDS encoding transposase; protein product: MLIIAYPRDPAFLALTPFIKLDPQVVVMDRLLQDRKLILLAANDLALSAPQALGNGRPSTPVVVTLRIAVMRRLTNWPWRSLEKEINGSMQWRWFCALETHRCPHYSTLRDREALIRSVTLHRLNDRVVRLAQRAGVTQGKKCVPMVRSPKR